In Desulfomonile tiedjei DSM 6799, a genomic segment contains:
- a CDS encoding ABC transporter ATP-binding protein: MTDELAIDVHGMTKRFGDLTAVNHIDLQVRTGEICGFLGPNGSGKTTFIRMLCGLLRADEGSGTCLGYDVIRESEIIKRQVGYMTQRFSFYEDLSIYENLDFVARLYSMKNRSEVVRESIQRLGLEARQHQLAGELSGGWKQRLALAACLIHDPKLLLLDEPTAGVDPQARRDFWEEIHRLAGQGLTFLIATHYMDEAERCHRLAFILNGVLLTQGTISEVIEKTRLTTWSVSGPRLTELAERLRKLPDVEQAAAFGSALHVSGVDAAKLEKAIAPFRSEGYKWQEVESGLEDIFIHLMEKAKGRPSS; the protein is encoded by the coding sequence ATGACCGACGAACTCGCAATTGATGTACACGGCATGACCAAGAGGTTCGGGGATCTAACCGCGGTGAATCATATCGATCTTCAGGTCCGGACAGGGGAAATTTGCGGTTTTTTGGGCCCGAACGGCAGCGGGAAAACCACATTTATCCGCATGCTATGCGGTTTACTCCGTGCAGACGAAGGAAGCGGTACGTGCCTTGGATACGATGTGATTCGCGAAAGTGAGATTATAAAGCGCCAGGTCGGGTACATGACTCAGCGGTTCAGCTTTTATGAGGACCTGAGTATCTATGAGAATCTCGATTTCGTCGCCCGTTTGTATTCCATGAAAAACCGGTCTGAAGTCGTACGTGAAAGCATACAACGTCTCGGGCTGGAAGCACGACAGCACCAGCTTGCAGGAGAATTGTCCGGTGGTTGGAAACAACGCCTGGCCCTGGCAGCGTGTCTAATTCACGATCCAAAACTCCTGCTCCTGGATGAACCTACCGCGGGCGTGGATCCACAGGCTCGCCGCGATTTCTGGGAGGAGATTCACCGGCTTGCAGGTCAAGGGCTCACGTTCCTTATTGCTACGCATTACATGGATGAGGCTGAGCGCTGCCATCGCCTTGCTTTCATTCTCAATGGCGTTCTCCTGACTCAGGGGACAATCTCCGAGGTTATTGAGAAAACCCGACTCACAACATGGTCTGTGAGCGGTCCCAGATTGACTGAGCTTGCGGAAAGGCTCCGGAAACTTCCGGATGTGGAGCAGGCTGCGGCGTTCGGGAGCGCCTTGCACGTCAGCGGAGTCGATGCCGCCAAACTCGAAAAAGCTATCGCTCCTTTTCGTTCCGAGGGATATAAGTGGCAGGAGGTCGAGTCCGGGCTGGAGGATATTTTTATTCATCTGATGGAGAAAGCGAAAGGCAGGCCTTCATCATGA
- a CDS encoding ABC transporter permease, with the protein MKEWQGFSPARLWAMVVKEFIQMRRDRLTFGMMVGIPLLQLILFGYAINSDPKQLPSAVLLADNGPQGRTLLYAIQNSGYFHFVRQVKTEEEGREALARGEVQFVINIPENFSRDLLRGDKPAILIEADATDPGTTSNAIGSLNALLTTALQNDLKGPLSFLAGTSGPVELRVHALYNPEVITQYNIVPGLLGVVLTMTMVMITALAITRERESGTMENLLSMPPRPVEVLIGKIIPYILVGYIQVALILLAGHFLFGVPMQGSLTLLLTVTFLFIVANLAMGVTFSTIAENQRQAIQMAFFFFLPNILLSGFAFSFRGMPDWAQMIGELLPLTHFLRIVRGILLKGNGVADVVVDLWQIGLFTVIALAIGAKRYRRTLD; encoded by the coding sequence ATGAAAGAATGGCAGGGATTCTCGCCCGCACGACTTTGGGCAATGGTAGTAAAGGAATTCATTCAAATGCGTCGGGATCGTCTCACGTTTGGAATGATGGTGGGAATCCCGCTGCTCCAACTTATTCTCTTCGGTTATGCAATCAACTCCGATCCGAAACAACTGCCTTCAGCGGTGCTTCTCGCGGACAACGGTCCACAGGGACGAACTCTGTTGTATGCGATTCAGAATAGCGGGTACTTCCATTTTGTCAGACAGGTGAAAACTGAAGAGGAAGGCCGTGAAGCTCTCGCGAGGGGAGAAGTCCAGTTTGTGATCAATATTCCGGAGAATTTTAGCCGAGATCTGCTCCGGGGCGACAAACCTGCAATCCTCATAGAAGCGGATGCTACCGATCCCGGCACCACGAGCAATGCTATCGGCTCATTGAATGCTTTGCTGACGACTGCACTGCAAAACGATCTGAAAGGACCTCTCAGTTTTCTTGCAGGCACGAGCGGTCCCGTAGAATTGCGGGTCCACGCGCTATACAACCCTGAGGTTATAACGCAATACAACATCGTACCCGGCCTGCTCGGTGTCGTTCTGACAATGACCATGGTGATGATTACTGCTTTGGCCATTACGCGGGAACGCGAAAGCGGTACCATGGAAAACCTTCTCTCAATGCCCCCAAGACCGGTCGAAGTTCTGATCGGCAAAATTATCCCTTATATTCTCGTAGGATATATCCAGGTTGCACTGATTCTCCTGGCAGGACATTTTCTTTTCGGCGTCCCGATGCAAGGCAGTCTGACCCTCCTGTTGACTGTCACATTCCTGTTCATCGTTGCAAACCTGGCAATGGGCGTAACTTTTTCCACCATTGCGGAGAATCAACGCCAGGCCATACAAATGGCGTTCTTCTTCTTTTTGCCGAATATATTATTGTCAGGATTCGCTTTTTCTTTTCGAGGCATGCCCGATTGGGCGCAGATGATCGGTGAGCTCTTGCCACTTACCCATTTTCTCCGCATAGTACGGGGTATCCTGCTCAAAGGAAACGGTGTTGCGGATGTTGTCGTGGACCTGTGGCAAATAGGGCTCTTTACCGTGATAGCCCTGGCGATCGGCGCGAAACGCTACCGCCGCACTCTGGACTAA
- a CDS encoding acyl-CoA dehydrogenase — MDYLLTEEQKMARDMARKFSDNELKPIADRLDREHTHSPEVLKALGEMGVMGVAVPVEYGGGGMDYISYAMIVTEISRGCGGTGVIVAAHNSLYCYPVLKFGTEEQKERFLTPCASGESVGCYALTEADAGSDPAAMRTTAVLDGDSWVINGEKKFITNGNIADYCVFAAITDRSKGYKGISQFVCDVRETPGFKVGRVEEKLGINASGTAELVFEDARIPKDNILGAPGAGLRQMLETLDSGRISIASQALGIGRAVLEEATAYALERIQFGKPIAEYQAIQWKLADMATQLDAAELLIWRAAWLEDHGMPFEKEAAMAKLYASDVAMQASIEGIQVLGGYGYCKEYPMERHMRDVKITQIYEGTNEIQRMVIARNILGKRK; from the coding sequence ATGGATTATTTACTCACAGAAGAACAAAAGATGGCTCGAGATATGGCCAGAAAATTCTCGGACAATGAATTGAAACCCATCGCGGACCGATTGGATCGCGAACATACTCACTCCCCCGAAGTACTCAAAGCTCTTGGTGAAATGGGAGTAATGGGCGTGGCGGTTCCCGTTGAATACGGGGGGGGAGGGATGGACTATATATCCTATGCCATGATCGTAACAGAAATATCCCGGGGATGCGGTGGCACAGGGGTGATCGTGGCTGCCCACAACTCATTGTATTGCTATCCGGTGCTGAAATTCGGGACCGAGGAGCAAAAAGAAAGGTTTCTCACTCCTTGCGCTTCAGGGGAATCCGTTGGTTGCTATGCGTTGACGGAAGCAGACGCAGGAAGCGATCCTGCAGCCATGAGAACCACAGCGGTGCTCGACGGCGATTCATGGGTAATCAATGGAGAAAAAAAGTTTATCACAAATGGAAACATAGCAGATTATTGCGTATTCGCTGCTATCACTGACAGATCCAAAGGCTACAAAGGGATATCCCAGTTTGTGTGCGATGTAAGGGAGACTCCGGGATTCAAAGTCGGAAGAGTGGAGGAAAAGCTCGGAATCAACGCATCAGGAACCGCTGAACTGGTTTTTGAGGACGCACGGATTCCGAAAGACAATATTCTTGGAGCGCCCGGTGCAGGTTTGCGCCAGATGCTCGAGACGCTGGATAGCGGACGAATCAGTATCGCTTCCCAGGCATTAGGTATCGGCCGAGCAGTCCTGGAGGAAGCCACTGCGTACGCGTTGGAACGAATCCAGTTCGGCAAACCGATTGCCGAGTACCAGGCTATTCAATGGAAACTTGCCGATATGGCAACTCAACTGGATGCTGCAGAACTCCTCATATGGCGTGCAGCCTGGCTGGAAGATCACGGAATGCCGTTCGAAAAAGAGGCGGCGATGGCTAAACTGTATGCGTCGGATGTCGCGATGCAGGCATCCATAGAAGGCATCCAAGTACTGGGTGGATACGGGTATTGCAAAGAATATCCGATGGAGAGACATATGAGAGATGTCAAAATCACCCAGATCTATGAAGGAACCAACGAAATTCAACGTATGGTAATCGCAAGGAATATCCTTGGTAAACGTAAGTAG
- a CDS encoding TetR/AcrR family transcriptional regulator yields MQQHEFSAEENPGRQRIVAAARRHFFAYGFRAVTMDDLARELGISKKTLYVHFPSKIALVEAVLLNKIQSVEADLKQITSESSSEFIPALHKLLPRIQKHLEEVQPPFLRDLRRDAPEIFKVIEIRRREVVYQYFGKLVHDGQSAGVFRQDVPVILIIEILMAATEAIMNPEKLTDLNISPKAGFSAIISVILEGIITETGRAIL; encoded by the coding sequence ATGCAACAGCATGAATTTTCTGCAGAGGAGAACCCCGGCCGACAACGAATTGTTGCCGCAGCCCGTCGTCACTTTTTTGCCTATGGTTTCCGTGCCGTAACCATGGACGATCTTGCGAGAGAACTCGGTATCAGTAAGAAGACGCTCTATGTACATTTTCCGAGCAAGATTGCGCTTGTTGAGGCTGTGCTCCTGAATAAAATTCAGAGCGTCGAGGCTGATTTGAAGCAAATCACGTCAGAGTCTTCATCCGAATTTATTCCTGCGCTCCATAAATTACTCCCGCGCATTCAGAAACATCTCGAAGAAGTGCAGCCACCTTTTCTGCGTGACCTCCGGAGAGATGCGCCGGAAATCTTCAAAGTCATAGAAATCAGGCGCCGAGAGGTCGTGTATCAGTATTTCGGCAAGCTGGTTCACGATGGCCAATCCGCAGGAGTTTTTCGTCAGGATGTACCAGTCATCCTGATCATAGAGATCCTGATGGCTGCAACAGAGGCGATTATGAATCCGGAAAAACTGACGGATCTCAATATATCTCCGAAGGCCGGATTTTCCGCCATCATTTCGGTGATTCTGGAAGGCATAATTACAGAAACGGGGAGAGCGATACTATGA
- a CDS encoding HlyD family secretion protein — translation MITFNAGNPLFLVGVTLMALGLLTGCSSQSTNRIQGYVEGEFVYVASPLSGQLESLYVQRGQWVKPGDPLFALDSQPEKDARDQASQQLVQARSNLEDLKKPRRPTEIESIQAQLEQARAALVFSEKNFERLVQLERTGAQAMQDLDRARSTRDQDKKRVAQLEADLETARLGARADQIAAAEATVRAQEAALARAEWNLAQKRQNAPQAGVVFDTLYREGEWVGAGRPVVALLPPSNVKVRAFVPETRIGTIQYGDQLHVYVDGRPEPMVGKVSFISPQVEYTPPVIYSRESRSKLVIMIELRFDDKTAALLHPGQPVDVQIGPNK, via the coding sequence ATGATCACTTTTAATGCAGGAAATCCGCTCTTCCTGGTTGGCGTCACGCTTATGGCATTGGGCCTTCTGACGGGTTGCAGCTCTCAGTCTACGAATCGCATACAGGGGTATGTCGAGGGAGAATTTGTCTATGTTGCATCGCCTCTCTCCGGTCAGTTGGAATCGTTGTATGTGCAACGGGGCCAGTGGGTGAAACCGGGGGACCCTCTTTTCGCCCTCGATAGTCAACCTGAAAAGGATGCTCGCGATCAGGCGAGCCAGCAACTCGTGCAGGCACGGTCAAATTTGGAGGATCTGAAGAAGCCACGGCGCCCGACGGAAATTGAATCGATTCAAGCGCAGTTGGAACAAGCTCGCGCTGCGTTGGTCTTCTCTGAGAAGAATTTCGAACGCCTGGTCCAACTGGAAAGAACCGGAGCACAGGCGATGCAAGACCTCGACCGTGCGCGTTCAACACGCGATCAGGATAAGAAAAGAGTTGCGCAGCTTGAAGCAGATCTTGAAACCGCCCGTCTCGGGGCTCGGGCCGACCAGATTGCCGCAGCAGAGGCGACCGTGCGTGCCCAGGAAGCAGCACTCGCACGGGCGGAGTGGAATCTTGCACAGAAGCGCCAGAATGCACCTCAAGCCGGTGTCGTTTTTGACACGCTGTATCGCGAGGGCGAATGGGTTGGAGCGGGCAGGCCTGTGGTCGCTCTGCTCCCGCCGTCGAATGTCAAAGTGCGTGCTTTCGTTCCTGAGACCAGGATTGGCACCATACAATATGGAGATCAGCTTCACGTGTACGTTGACGGACGTCCCGAGCCTATGGTGGGGAAGGTAAGTTTCATCTCGCCGCAGGTGGAATATACGCCACCCGTTATTTATAGCCGGGAAAGCCGCTCCAAGCTGGTGATCATGATCGAGCTGCGTTTCGACGATAAAACAGCGGCGCTCTTGCATCCGGGGCAACCGGTGGATGTGCAGATAGGTCCTAATAAATGA
- the meaB gene encoding methylmalonyl Co-A mutase-associated GTPase MeaB, with amino-acid sequence MNTPLVQKVLEGNIRATAQLIRKIDDGDREVLDDLSVLYKHSGRAHIIGVTGSPGVGKSTLVDRLVSQFREEDKKVGILAIDPTSPFTGGAILGDRIRMQKHFLDEGVFIRSMATRGKFGGLTRSTADAIIVLDAMGKDVIIVETVGVGQDEIDIAHSAHTTVLVTIPGMGDDIQAIKAGLMEIGDIFVVNKADREGAGKTVRELKFMLQMSSERLEAAGWDPPVIETVASLNQGIEQVHEAILRHRDHLLQPGHDQLKKREEVRVRNQLLDLLKENLIETALERIGGVAGLNGFVREIVEREKDPYGVSSELLEKLMKGPSS; translated from the coding sequence ATGAACACCCCACTGGTTCAAAAGGTATTAGAGGGAAACATCAGGGCCACTGCCCAGCTTATCCGGAAGATCGATGACGGAGATCGCGAAGTGTTGGACGATCTTTCCGTCTTGTATAAACATTCCGGACGTGCACATATTATCGGCGTCACGGGGTCTCCCGGCGTGGGTAAATCCACTTTGGTGGACCGGCTGGTTTCACAGTTCAGAGAAGAAGACAAAAAAGTTGGCATTCTGGCTATAGATCCCACGAGCCCTTTTACCGGTGGGGCTATTCTTGGCGACCGTATTCGCATGCAGAAGCATTTCCTTGATGAAGGTGTATTCATCCGCTCCATGGCGACTCGCGGCAAATTCGGCGGTCTCACGCGTTCTACGGCGGATGCAATAATTGTACTGGATGCCATGGGAAAGGACGTGATAATCGTCGAGACCGTCGGAGTCGGGCAGGATGAAATCGACATAGCCCACAGCGCTCATACAACCGTGCTTGTCACCATTCCAGGTATGGGAGATGACATTCAGGCCATAAAAGCCGGCCTTATGGAAATAGGCGATATATTCGTCGTGAACAAGGCGGATCGGGAAGGGGCCGGTAAAACGGTCCGTGAGTTGAAATTCATGCTCCAGATGTCTTCGGAACGCCTTGAGGCGGCAGGATGGGATCCCCCGGTAATCGAGACTGTGGCAAGCCTCAATCAGGGAATCGAACAGGTCCATGAAGCGATACTCAGGCATCGGGATCATCTTCTTCAACCAGGTCACGATCAACTCAAGAAACGGGAAGAAGTGAGAGTTCGCAATCAGCTTTTGGATCTTTTAAAGGAAAACCTCATTGAAACCGCGCTTGAACGCATTGGCGGAGTCGCGGGGTTGAACGGATTTGTTCGAGAAATCGTGGAGAGAGAAAAAGATCCTTACGGTGTAAGTTCAGAACTCCTGGAAAAGCTTATGAAAGGTCCCTCCAGTTGA
- a CDS encoding penicillin acylase family protein, producing MNPLRALQKTDLDPVWLSRIFTIIPVVLILLAGTAVLWIYFFVLSLLPENQSVVETPGIMADVKVVRDPSGIPGIIGEREEDVALVLGYVMAEDRLWQMDYMRRAGQGRLSEILGSDYLERDYLVRMVIAGRPKEQAANLDARERLWLEKFVEGVNRYITDQGSKLPVEFSLLEYRPELFSADDVFAILHGLVWESSTAPKLDAVLTKILGKLGKEKAFPLFPSDPAASAPFVASELIGWEPKGPLLSPLTLKTVVPALYGGIGWVLGKENTRSGKPIVGSAIYQGIAAPGFWYRARISTQDFNLTGVFIPGVPAAIAGSNGKLSWSCIPAASDDSDLFIEKLDDSQQQYWRIDRWKRIEEAVEHFRIKGGDQETRRIALTETGPIVSDIHKSCALSLRWTGRDGTSLFPCMFALNRAHDEKDITSAAGRLVAPCMYVLWADEQENCGIRWAGAVPVRAPGSDGIVPLPAWTAVHDWSGYFSPSEMPAVTNPKDGLSIVSEGRPGGQHFPLFVTCYWSDDSRSTRIREILNKSSDHSRERLQSTFGDTVSLVAKGFTPLILNAVAQKGLADSSEKEAARVLASWDFQMNRDSAGAAIFGLTWQSLTEEILLPLLGEDLFNAYVAHHALPDRLIKSLLLMQDRKLPGQKTVEEMLSASFRKAVAHGKNLMGLKPGEWRWGAIHKIQFHHPIAVRSRFLEALYDVGPMGVSGSFDTIAQSGWSQSRPFSVQDSISLSQITDMTQPPGLFCLTHMGASAHFFSSHYKDQISAWLAGRYFREPTDVADIRKSGFDPVVFKSKSGRALSLN from the coding sequence TTGAATCCTCTGAGAGCGCTCCAAAAGACCGATCTCGATCCTGTGTGGTTGTCCAGGATCTTCACCATCATTCCCGTGGTTCTCATTCTCCTTGCAGGCACTGCAGTGCTGTGGATCTATTTCTTCGTTCTGTCGCTCCTTCCTGAAAACCAATCTGTCGTAGAGACGCCGGGCATCATGGCGGACGTCAAAGTGGTTCGCGATCCGAGCGGAATTCCAGGGATAATTGGTGAACGTGAAGAGGACGTTGCTCTTGTCCTCGGGTACGTCATGGCCGAAGATAGGCTCTGGCAAATGGATTATATGCGTCGAGCCGGCCAGGGCAGACTTTCGGAAATTCTTGGATCGGACTATTTGGAAAGGGACTATCTTGTCCGCATGGTTATCGCTGGAAGACCCAAAGAGCAGGCTGCAAATCTCGATGCCCGGGAACGCCTGTGGCTCGAAAAATTCGTGGAAGGCGTGAATCGTTACATTACCGACCAGGGAAGTAAGCTTCCGGTGGAGTTTTCTCTTCTCGAATACAGACCGGAGTTGTTTTCGGCCGACGATGTATTTGCGATTCTGCACGGACTCGTATGGGAGAGTTCCACTGCACCGAAATTGGACGCCGTTTTGACGAAAATCCTGGGAAAGCTGGGGAAGGAAAAGGCGTTTCCCCTGTTTCCTTCAGATCCCGCTGCTTCAGCACCATTTGTGGCTTCCGAGCTTATCGGCTGGGAACCTAAAGGCCCATTGCTCTCGCCTCTGACGTTGAAGACGGTGGTTCCTGCGCTGTACGGAGGTATCGGCTGGGTCCTGGGCAAAGAGAATACTCGCAGCGGAAAACCCATTGTAGGGTCTGCGATCTACCAGGGAATTGCCGCACCCGGATTCTGGTATCGAGCACGAATAAGCACACAGGATTTCAATCTCACGGGAGTATTCATCCCCGGAGTTCCTGCAGCAATTGCGGGCAGTAACGGTAAGCTTAGCTGGAGCTGCATTCCTGCTGCTTCTGACGATTCCGATCTGTTCATCGAGAAACTGGATGATTCTCAGCAACAGTACTGGCGCATAGACAGATGGAAGAGAATCGAAGAGGCTGTGGAACACTTCAGGATCAAAGGCGGCGATCAGGAAACCAGAAGAATAGCCTTAACCGAGACCGGTCCGATTGTCTCCGACATTCACAAGTCCTGCGCATTATCGCTGCGTTGGACCGGCCGTGACGGGACGTCGCTGTTTCCCTGCATGTTCGCACTCAACAGAGCTCATGATGAAAAGGACATAACATCCGCAGCCGGCCGTCTTGTGGCTCCATGCATGTATGTGTTGTGGGCGGACGAGCAAGAGAATTGCGGCATACGCTGGGCTGGCGCAGTTCCGGTTCGTGCGCCGGGAAGCGACGGAATAGTGCCGCTTCCTGCGTGGACGGCCGTACACGACTGGAGCGGATATTTCTCCCCCTCTGAAATGCCGGCAGTGACCAACCCAAAGGATGGTCTATCCATTGTGAGCGAGGGCAGGCCCGGAGGGCAACATTTCCCGCTGTTTGTAACATGCTATTGGAGTGATGACAGCAGGAGCACTCGTATCAGGGAGATTCTGAACAAGTCCTCGGATCATTCACGAGAACGGCTCCAGTCAACTTTTGGCGATACGGTATCCCTTGTTGCCAAGGGGTTCACACCTCTGATTCTCAATGCCGTTGCGCAAAAGGGCCTGGCAGATTCTTCAGAAAAGGAAGCTGCACGCGTGCTCGCGTCGTGGGATTTTCAGATGAACAGGGATTCTGCAGGTGCGGCAATATTCGGCCTGACCTGGCAGTCCCTGACAGAAGAGATCCTGCTGCCTCTTCTGGGTGAAGATTTGTTTAACGCGTACGTCGCTCATCATGCATTGCCAGATCGGCTGATAAAAAGCCTTCTCCTGATGCAAGACAGGAAGCTTCCCGGTCAAAAAACCGTCGAAGAGATGCTCTCTGCCAGCTTCAGAAAGGCTGTGGCACATGGGAAAAATCTCATGGGGCTGAAGCCTGGGGAATGGAGATGGGGGGCGATTCACAAAATCCAATTTCACCATCCCATAGCCGTGCGTTCACGTTTTCTTGAAGCGCTGTACGATGTCGGTCCCATGGGAGTATCCGGATCCTTCGACACGATTGCTCAATCAGGCTGGTCACAGTCTCGACCGTTCTCCGTGCAGGACAGCATATCCCTGAGTCAGATTACGGACATGACCCAACCTCCCGGACTTTTCTGCCTGACTCACATGGGCGCTTCGGCTCATTTCTTCTCTTCCCATTACAAGGACCAGATTTCCGCGTGGCTGGCAGGGCGATATTTCCGAGAACCCACCGATGTAGCGGATATACGAAAAAGCGGCTTTGATCCGGTGGTGTTCAAGTCCAAGTCCGGTCGAGCGCTCAGTCTTAACTAG